The DNA window TTGGAAGTTTTAATGCATGCTTATGAGGAGTTTAagccaataatattaaaaagaagcAATACAGCTGCATCGGCTAAAGCAAGAGAGTTGGCTTGGCAAAAAATAACGGACAGAGTAAATGCGTGAgtgtattaaattacaaatttggtATTGGCTCCTGTTTTATTGAAATGGAAAATAAGGAAGTATGACTTATACATCCTTTTGAATATGTTAAATCACTATGAAAGCATTTACTTTTCCTGCCATTTATTTCTTTAGCTTgaaataatgtatatttcttatttaataaggTGTAATCCTTCTGGAGCCACAAGAACTTTAAGCCAagtcaaaatgaaacacaaaaacattctgcaaaaaggtAATATTTGATTACACAATTACTGAACTATTATTATAACAGGATTTAGTATATTCATTCTGTCAAGCAGCTAACAGAAAGAAGACTGAAGCCCGTCTAACTGGCGGGGGGCCACCACCACCTCCCCTCACCCCATCTGAGGAGCTGGCTCTGTCCCTTAATAAAGGGCGACCAGTGGTTGCTGGCATTCCAGGGGACAGTTCATCACACATACTATGCACCACAAGTGATGGTGAAAAAAGGGTGACATGTAAGTTTACCTctatgatttgttttcattttttgtccTGATAAATTACTATCTCTGTCACTTTAAGGCTTTTTGAACCAGATTAATTTTTATGTaggcttattttatttaactgcatatgatgtattattttctttgataatATTGAGAGTTTAACGGGTTGTGTTTTCTTATAGATACTGATGGACAGAGTGTATTATTGGACTCTCCAGAAAGAACACAGTCTTTCACAGTTGTAAGTGATTTGTTGTCAggtacttttagtttttttttttttttgccaaataatgTATACTTGAATATTTGTCTTGTAGAATGAagatgatgacgatgaagagaCCACATCTGCTGTGACAGAAGTGGACAATGCTGGTAGATCCACTGAGGTATGATGCATACCATTATGATGTATGGCCCCTTTTTGCATTAGAGTAACAAA is part of the Carassius auratus strain Wakin chromosome 27, ASM336829v1, whole genome shotgun sequence genome and encodes:
- the LOC113046210 gene encoding uncharacterized protein LOC113046210, encoding MYKDIFNGSPISRVTMETQSEKKRAAYFTEAVLEVLMHAYEEFKPIILKRSNTAASAKARELAWQKITDRVNACNPSGATRTLSQVKMKHKNILQKANRKKTEARLTGGGPPPPPLTPSEELALSLNKGRPVVAGIPGDSSSHILCTTSDGEKRVTYTDGQSVLLDSPERTQSFTVNEDDDDEETTSAVTEVDNAGRSTEYIPRDLPTDEGPSASAHNLSRLPAKELYKVHLQKQIRKSDMDLIQLQMEEKRLLIKKAALEIELLENRLKEMKK